The following coding sequences are from one Pirellulales bacterium window:
- a CDS encoding fatty acid desaturase, with the protein MPLPSSVNRGRILWPYVISIGLYHLFALSALVPWLFSWTGVVLAVAGLYVFGTLGINLCYHRLLTHRGFNCPPWLEHALALLGVCCLQDTPARWVAVHRLHHQHSDEEPDPHSPLVAFLWGHIGWLMVENRQVNSVLTYDRYARDVLKDPFYFAFERNLLWVWVNLVQWLAFFLPGLAIGWSQGTSADGVRFGLSLLVWGVFVRTVAVWHITWSVNSATHMWGYRNYETDENSRNNWLVALISNGEGWHNNHHADQRSAAHGHRWWEFDVTYLTICLLEKVGLASDVVRPNQKLTEA; encoded by the coding sequence TTGCCGCTTCCCAGTTCGGTCAACCGCGGCCGCATTCTTTGGCCCTACGTCATCAGCATCGGCCTCTATCATTTGTTTGCGCTGTCGGCGCTGGTTCCCTGGTTGTTCAGTTGGACCGGCGTCGTTCTGGCCGTGGCCGGGCTGTACGTCTTCGGAACGCTGGGCATCAATCTCTGCTACCACCGCCTGTTGACGCACCGCGGCTTCAATTGTCCCCCTTGGCTGGAGCATGCCTTGGCGCTGCTCGGCGTCTGCTGTTTGCAAGACACGCCGGCCCGTTGGGTCGCCGTACATCGCCTGCACCACCAGCATTCTGATGAGGAACCCGATCCGCATAGTCCCCTGGTCGCCTTCCTGTGGGGCCATATCGGTTGGCTGATGGTGGAAAACCGCCAGGTGAACAGCGTGCTGACCTACGACCGTTACGCGCGCGACGTGCTCAAGGACCCGTTCTACTTCGCCTTCGAGCGCAACCTGCTGTGGGTCTGGGTGAACCTCGTGCAGTGGCTGGCGTTCTTCCTGCCCGGCTTGGCCATCGGCTGGTCGCAGGGAACCTCGGCGGACGGCGTGCGGTTCGGGCTGAGCTTGCTGGTGTGGGGCGTGTTCGTCCGCACCGTGGCGGTGTGGCACATCACCTGGAGCGTGAACTCGGCCACGCACATGTGGGGCTATCGCAACTACGAGACCGACGAGAACAGCCGCAACAATTGGCTGGTGGCGCTCATCAGCAACGGCGAAGGCTGGCACAACAACCATCACGCCGACCAGCGCAGCGCGGCGCACGGGCACCGCTGGTGGGAGTTCGACGTCACCTACCTCACCATCTGCCTGCTGGAAAAGGTCGGCCTGGCCAGCGACGTCGTGCGGCCAAATCAGAAGCTGACCGAGGCTTGA